A window of Acidobacteriota bacterium contains these coding sequences:
- a CDS encoding radical SAM protein, which translates to MIDPELSKIERTLREIPFPTRFAVEICAECNLACSMCHHPFMRRPKGNMPFELWKRCADQIAAIAPKTACWFSFCGEPLLEPERLMRMLRYGKEVGLQSLNVNTNGMLLTPDVAGPLLDTGVDLIVIGIDGFSAEVYSKLRCGGDRDVVYANTEALLKIRDAKNAPTEIQVQFIEMDENEHELEQFSRYWLERGATLKVRNKLSWGGKFETPVCVPFEERIPCPWAMTMMHVFWDGRVPRCPGDTEGEEGVGNAWDEPLATLWARLGKYRRLHLEHRFSELPERCQSCKDWMTGAAKRIRPEAAADGRRAQA; encoded by the coding sequence GTGATCGATCCCGAACTGTCGAAGATCGAAAGGACGCTGCGCGAGATCCCGTTCCCCACGCGCTTCGCCGTCGAGATTTGCGCCGAGTGCAACCTCGCGTGCTCGATGTGCCATCACCCGTTCATGCGGCGGCCCAAGGGGAACATGCCCTTCGAGCTGTGGAAGCGCTGCGCGGACCAGATCGCGGCCATCGCACCCAAGACCGCCTGTTGGTTCTCGTTTTGCGGCGAGCCGCTGCTCGAGCCGGAGCGGCTGATGCGCATGCTCCGGTACGGCAAGGAGGTCGGCCTCCAGTCGCTCAACGTCAACACCAACGGGATGCTCCTCACGCCGGACGTCGCCGGTCCGCTCCTCGACACGGGCGTCGATCTGATCGTCATCGGCATCGACGGCTTCTCGGCCGAGGTCTACTCGAAGCTGCGCTGCGGGGGAGACCGCGACGTCGTCTACGCCAACACCGAGGCGCTGCTGAAGATCCGCGACGCCAAGAACGCTCCCACCGAGATCCAGGTGCAGTTCATCGAGATGGACGAGAACGAGCACGAGCTGGAGCAGTTCAGCCGCTACTGGCTCGAGCGCGGCGCGACGCTCAAGGTGAGGAACAAGCTGAGCTGGGGCGGGAAGTTCGAAACGCCGGTCTGCGTGCCGTTCGAGGAGCGCATTCCGTGCCCGTGGGCGATGACGATGATGCACGTCTTCTGGGACGGCCGCGTTCCCCGCTGCCCCGGCGACACCGAGGGGGAGGAGGGCGTCGGCAACGCCTGGGACGAGCCGCTGGCCACGCTCTGGGCGCGGCTGGGCAAGTACCGCCGGCTCCATCTCGAGCACCGCTTCTCCGAGCTGCCGGAGCGCTGTCAGAGCTGCAAGGACTGGATGACGGGCGCCGCCAAGCGGATCCGGCCCGAGGCCGCCGCGGACGGCCGCCGGGCCCAGGCCTGA
- a CDS encoding XRE family transcriptional regulator: protein MLRRGAGPAGNAAGRPQGGCHVSLGKKLLRLRLEAGLTQQEVASAAGISVSYLSRLENDRAAPSLRTLARLSSALGLDVAHLFEAGPGEDRPERCPVSLSGRCILEQLVAGRGRRPEGNDEHYSTEQLELLRATNFLLHSDDHQVVSALKVLLRSLLRLASTEQAPESAGGR from the coding sequence ATATTGCGGCGGGGTGCCGGGCCTGCGGGGAACGCGGCCGGGCGCCCGCAGGGGGGGTGCCACGTGAGCCTCGGCAAGAAGCTCCTCCGCCTCCGGCTGGAGGCGGGCCTCACGCAGCAGGAGGTCGCGTCGGCGGCCGGGATCTCCGTTTCCTACCTGTCGCGGCTGGAGAACGACCGCGCCGCCCCGTCCCTCAGGACCCTGGCGCGCCTCTCCTCGGCGCTCGGGCTGGACGTCGCCCATCTCTTCGAAGCCGGTCCCGGAGAGGACCGCCCCGAGCGCTGCCCGGTGAGCCTGAGCGGGCGCTGCATCCTCGAGCAGCTCGTGGCGGGACGCGGCCGGCGGCCGGAGGGGAACGACGAGCACTACTCGACCGAGCAGCTGGAACTCCTGCGCGCGACGAACTTCCTGCTCCACAGCGACGACCACCAGGTCGTCTCGGCCCTCAAGGTGCTCCTCCGCTCGCTGCTCCGGCTCGCCTCGACCGAGCAGGCACCGGAATCGGCGGGCGGGCGTTGA
- a CDS encoding cation transporter, whose product MRPSPATRTLYRAAERAALLGLGVNFLLGVLKLGAGLTLSSYALLADAVNSLGDTVTSAAVLAALRVAQRPGDAEHPYGHTRAEAVAGANVALLVILSAAALGWNALRRIGQEPPEVPAWALLLAGANVVVKEALYRYKSALGRRAGSMALLANAWDHRADAFSALAVLVGLAAVRWLGVPWADELAALVVVAAVVWSAGELLWRAASELLDRQADPELVRQVERVALEDPGVRGVETLWLRKSGLEYFADIHVEVDPGLTVAQGHAIAHRVRDRIHERHPRVRYVMVHVEPHEP is encoded by the coding sequence ATGAGACCCTCCCCGGCGACCCGGACGCTCTATCGCGCGGCGGAGCGCGCGGCCCTGCTCGGTCTCGGCGTGAACTTCCTCCTGGGAGTCCTCAAGCTCGGGGCCGGGCTGACGCTGTCCTCCTACGCGCTCCTCGCCGACGCGGTGAACTCCCTCGGGGACACCGTCACCTCCGCGGCGGTGCTCGCTGCCCTCCGCGTGGCGCAGCGGCCGGGCGATGCGGAGCACCCGTACGGCCACACGCGCGCCGAAGCGGTCGCGGGCGCGAACGTCGCGCTGCTGGTGATCCTCTCGGCGGCGGCCCTCGGCTGGAACGCGCTGCGGCGCATCGGCCAAGAGCCGCCGGAGGTCCCGGCGTGGGCGCTGCTCCTGGCGGGCGCGAACGTCGTGGTGAAAGAGGCGCTCTACCGCTACAAGTCGGCGCTCGGACGGCGCGCCGGATCGATGGCCCTTCTGGCCAACGCCTGGGACCACCGGGCCGACGCCTTCAGCGCCTTGGCCGTTTTGGTCGGGCTGGCGGCCGTCCGCTGGCTGGGGGTTCCCTGGGCCGACGAGCTGGCGGCGCTGGTGGTCGTGGCGGCCGTCGTCTGGTCGGCGGGAGAGCTTCTGTGGCGGGCCGCCAGCGAGCTCCTCGACCGCCAGGCCGACCCGGAGCTGGTGCGGCAGGTCGAGCGGGTCGCGCTCGAGGATCCGGGGGTCCGCGGCGTCGAGACGCTGTGGCTCCGCAAGTCCGGCCTGGAGTACTTCGCCGACATCCACGTCGAGGTCGACCCGGGGCTGACCGTCGCCCAGGGCCATGCCATCGCGCACCGGGTGCGCGACCGCATCCACGAGCGCCATCCGCGGGTCCGCTACGTCATGGTCCACGTCGAGCCGCACGAGCCGTGA
- the gap gene encoding type I glyceraldehyde-3-phosphate dehydrogenase: MAKVRVGINGFGRIGRCTFKQLAARGDVEIAGVNDLADPDDLAYLLKYDSVHGWYKSKVWHDNGVLHVDERSVPILAHRDPRSIPWGDLGAQVVIEATGVFRRRAAAAGHLEAGARYVVISAPSDDADGTFVLGVNDDRLDPARHRVLSMASCTTNCVAPPLAVLDEAFGVEEAMFTTVHAYTASQSLMDRPIRKRRRGRAAALSIVPTTTGAARAVERVLPQLEGKIDGMAMRVPVPDGSVTDLVVRLRSPATVEAVHDHLEEAARGPRLEGILRVTREELVSRDIVGDPHSSIVDATSTRLLNGRLLKLVVWYDNEWGYSARLVDLAVRLGAFAA; encoded by the coding sequence ATGGCGAAGGTTCGCGTGGGAATCAACGGGTTCGGCAGGATCGGGCGGTGCACCTTCAAGCAGCTGGCGGCCCGCGGCGACGTCGAGATCGCCGGCGTGAACGACCTCGCCGACCCGGACGATCTGGCCTACCTGCTCAAGTACGACTCGGTCCACGGCTGGTACAAGAGCAAGGTCTGGCACGACAACGGCGTCCTCCACGTCGACGAGCGTTCCGTGCCGATCCTCGCCCACCGCGACCCCCGATCGATCCCGTGGGGCGATCTCGGCGCCCAGGTGGTCATCGAGGCGACCGGGGTGTTCCGCCGGAGGGCGGCGGCGGCGGGTCATCTCGAGGCCGGCGCGCGGTACGTCGTCATCTCCGCCCCCTCCGACGACGCCGACGGCACTTTCGTCCTGGGTGTGAACGACGACCGCCTCGATCCCGCCCGGCACCGCGTCCTGTCGATGGCCTCCTGCACGACGAACTGTGTCGCCCCGCCGCTGGCCGTCCTGGACGAGGCCTTCGGAGTGGAGGAGGCGATGTTCACCACGGTGCACGCCTACACGGCGAGCCAGTCGCTGATGGATCGTCCGATCCGGAAGCGGCGCCGCGGCCGGGCGGCGGCCCTGTCGATCGTTCCCACCACGACCGGCGCGGCGCGCGCGGTGGAGCGCGTCCTCCCGCAGCTCGAGGGGAAGATCGACGGGATGGCGATGCGGGTGCCGGTCCCCGACGGTTCGGTGACCGATCTCGTCGTCCGCCTGCGCTCGCCGGCCACCGTCGAGGCGGTGCACGACCACCTCGAGGAGGCGGCCCGCGGGCCGCGCCTCGAGGGCATCCTCCGGGTCACGCGGGAGGAGCTGGTCTCCCGCGACATCGTCGGCGATCCGCACTCCTCGATCGTCGACGCGACCAGCACGCGCCTTTTGAACGGCCGCCTGCTCAAGCTGGTCGTCTGGTACGACAACGAGTGGGGCTACTCGGCCAGGCTGGTCGACCTCGCGGTGCGGCTGGGGGCCTTCGCGGCCTGA
- the ispD gene encoding 2-C-methyl-D-erythritol 4-phosphate cytidylyltransferase translates to MASPLAAILLAGGAGRRLGAGCPKALVPLAGRPLVRWSAEALAGTPGLSRLIVVYPAGSPERVWRDALAGLAVPCEWAEGGPRRRDSVAAGLRLAGDGTVLVHDAARPLVTVPLVERVARAAERAGAAVPAVPVPDALVRERDGRVEAEIERGRLRAVQTPQGFDAPLLRRCHDAAPGDWDAPDDGAVVRRCGHEVALVPGDPENLKITWPADLARAEAILAARGGGPGSERAGIGWDVHPIAEGRPFRLAGVTVDPSRGPAGHSDGDPLAHAVADALLGAAALGDVGELFPDDDPACAGMAGDELLRRTVRHLAGAGWRPVQVDAVLVLDRPKRAPARDRIRQALAAALGLAPEAVSVKAKRTEGLGALAGGAGVACHALARIAPARPAPPAADAAGGEEGRAPRAGDPA, encoded by the coding sequence ATGGCGTCACCCCTGGCGGCGATCCTGCTCGCCGGCGGCGCGGGGCGCCGGCTGGGAGCCGGGTGCCCCAAGGCGCTGGTGCCGCTGGCGGGGCGGCCGCTGGTGCGTTGGTCGGCGGAGGCGCTCGCCGGCACGCCCGGCCTCTCGCGCCTGATCGTCGTCTACCCGGCCGGCTCGCCGGAGCGCGTCTGGCGCGACGCCCTGGCGGGCCTTGCCGTTCCGTGCGAGTGGGCGGAGGGCGGACCCCGGCGACGCGACTCGGTGGCCGCCGGTCTGCGGCTCGCCGGCGACGGGACCGTGCTCGTCCACGACGCGGCCCGGCCCCTCGTGACCGTCCCGCTCGTCGAGCGGGTCGCCCGCGCCGCGGAGCGCGCCGGGGCCGCGGTGCCCGCCGTCCCGGTGCCGGACGCCCTCGTGCGCGAGCGGGACGGCCGCGTGGAGGCGGAGATCGAGCGCGGCCGACTGCGCGCCGTCCAGACGCCGCAGGGGTTCGACGCGCCGCTCCTCCGGCGCTGCCACGACGCCGCGCCCGGCGATTGGGACGCCCCCGACGACGGCGCCGTCGTGCGCCGCTGCGGCCACGAGGTGGCCCTGGTGCCTGGCGATCCGGAGAACCTGAAGATCACCTGGCCCGCGGATCTCGCCCGCGCCGAGGCGATCCTGGCGGCGCGGGGGGGAGGGCCGGGCTCCGAGCGGGCCGGCATCGGCTGGGACGTGCATCCGATCGCGGAGGGGCGTCCTTTCCGCCTCGCCGGCGTCACCGTCGATCCCTCCAGGGGCCCCGCCGGCCACAGCGACGGCGACCCGCTCGCGCACGCGGTCGCCGACGCGCTGCTCGGAGCCGCGGCCCTGGGCGACGTCGGCGAGCTGTTTCCCGACGACGATCCGGCGTGCGCAGGGATGGCGGGCGACGAACTCCTCCGGCGGACGGTTCGCCACCTCGCCGGCGCGGGCTGGCGGCCGGTCCAGGTCGACGCCGTCCTCGTGCTCGACCGGCCGAAACGGGCGCCGGCGAGAGACCGGATCCGGCAGGCCCTGGCGGCCGCGCTCGGCCTGGCCCCGGAGGCGGTCTCGGTCAAGGCGAAACGCACCGAGGGACTGGGAGCGCTGGCCGGCGGGGCCGGGGTCGCCTGCCACGCGCTGGCGCGGATCGCCCCGGCGCGCCCCGCCCCTCCGGCGGCGGACGCGGCCGGCGGGGAGGAGGGCCGCGCGCCGCGGGCCGGCGATCCGGCATAG
- a CDS encoding ribosome recycling factor: MLEELFASTGKRMDQTIEAIRRDLAQLRTGRASTAILEGVSVDYYGQKTPLHQVCKLSVPDPSLIVAQPFDPSLIGEIEKAILAADLGLNPSNDGKVVRIPIPPLTEERRKQLAKRVGQIAEEGRNAIRHIRRDANERIKKAEKDGELSQDDARRGLEKIQKLTDEHIKAIDDLAKAKEKELLEF; this comes from the coding sequence ATGCTCGAGGAGCTGTTCGCGTCGACCGGCAAACGCATGGACCAGACCATCGAGGCGATCCGGCGCGACCTGGCCCAGCTTCGCACCGGCCGGGCGAGCACCGCGATCCTCGAGGGGGTCAGCGTCGACTACTACGGGCAGAAGACCCCGCTCCACCAGGTCTGCAAGCTCTCCGTTCCCGATCCGAGCCTCATCGTCGCCCAGCCGTTCGACCCGTCGCTGATCGGCGAAATCGAGAAGGCCATCCTGGCGGCCGATCTCGGGCTGAACCCGTCGAACGACGGGAAGGTCGTCCGGATCCCGATCCCGCCGCTCACCGAGGAACGGCGCAAGCAGCTCGCCAAGCGCGTCGGGCAGATCGCGGAGGAGGGGCGCAACGCCATCCGCCACATCCGGCGCGACGCCAACGAGCGCATCAAGAAGGCGGAGAAGGACGGCGAGCTGTCGCAGGACGACGCCCGCCGCGGGCTCGAGAAGATCCAGAAGCTGACCGACGAGCACATCAAGGCCATCGACGACCTCGCCAAGGCGAAGGAGAAGGAGCTCCTGGAGTTCTGA
- a CDS encoding UMP kinase has product MADEEPKYRRILLKLSGEALLGDKPFGIDPGTVQRIAREIADVHALGVQIGVVVGGGNIFRGVSEAARGGVDRVTGDQMGMLATVINALAFQDALEAAGLDTRVLCAVEMQKVAEPFIRRRAIRHLEKGRVVILAAGTGNPYFTTDTAAALRAMELRAEVLLKATKVDGVYDKDPERHRDAKMIPELTYQQVLTERLGVMDATAVTLCRDNRMPIVVFSLRRPGNIRAIVLGRRIGSIVREGAPGTVARPAEE; this is encoded by the coding sequence ATGGCTGACGAGGAGCCGAAATACCGGCGCATCCTGCTCAAGCTGAGCGGCGAGGCGCTGCTGGGCGACAAGCCGTTCGGCATCGACCCCGGGACCGTCCAGCGGATCGCGCGGGAGATCGCCGACGTCCACGCGCTCGGGGTCCAGATCGGCGTCGTCGTCGGCGGCGGGAACATCTTCCGCGGCGTCTCGGAGGCCGCGCGCGGCGGTGTCGACCGGGTGACCGGCGACCAGATGGGCATGCTCGCCACCGTCATCAACGCCTTGGCGTTCCAGGACGCGCTCGAGGCGGCGGGGCTCGACACCCGCGTGCTCTGCGCGGTGGAGATGCAGAAGGTCGCCGAGCCGTTCATCCGGCGGCGGGCGATCCGCCACCTGGAGAAGGGCCGGGTCGTCATCCTCGCCGCCGGCACCGGCAACCCCTACTTCACCACCGACACCGCCGCCGCCCTCCGCGCCATGGAGCTGCGGGCCGAGGTGCTGCTGAAGGCGACCAAGGTGGACGGCGTGTACGACAAGGATCCCGAGCGACACCGGGACGCGAAGATGATCCCGGAGCTGACCTACCAGCAGGTGCTCACGGAGCGTCTCGGCGTCATGGACGCCACCGCGGTGACGCTGTGCCGCGACAACCGCATGCCGATCGTCGTCTTCAGTCTGAGGCGACCGGGCAACATCCGGGCGATCGTCCTCGGGCGGCGCATCGGCTCCATCGTCCGCGAGGGCGCGCCCGGCACGGTTGCCCGGCCGGCGGAGGAGTGA
- the tsf gene encoding translation elongation factor Ts, protein MAVTAQDVAKLRAMTGAGMMDCKQALTAAGGDFDKAVEELRKRGLSKAAKKAGRETKEGIVSAYIHPGGRVGVLLEVNCETDFVARTDDFKSLVHDLAMQIAAAAPQFVSREQVTPEVLDKEREIYREQLKDQGKPEHIVEKIIEGKLGKFYEEVCLLEQPFIKDPDKKVSQVIQEAIAKLGENIQVARFARFELGRG, encoded by the coding sequence ATGGCGGTGACGGCGCAGGACGTGGCGAAGCTCCGCGCGATGACCGGCGCGGGCATGATGGATTGCAAGCAGGCGCTCACGGCGGCCGGTGGCGACTTCGACAAGGCGGTCGAGGAGCTGCGGAAGCGGGGCCTGTCGAAGGCGGCCAAGAAGGCGGGCCGCGAGACGAAGGAAGGGATCGTCTCCGCCTACATCCACCCCGGCGGGCGCGTCGGCGTCCTGCTCGAGGTCAACTGCGAGACCGACTTCGTCGCGCGCACCGATGACTTCAAGTCCCTCGTGCACGACCTCGCCATGCAGATCGCGGCGGCGGCGCCTCAGTTCGTCTCGCGCGAGCAGGTGACGCCGGAGGTCCTCGACAAGGAACGGGAGATCTACCGCGAGCAGCTCAAGGACCAGGGCAAGCCCGAGCACATCGTCGAGAAGATCATCGAGGGGAAGCTCGGCAAGTTCTACGAAGAGGTCTGCCTGCTCGAGCAGCCGTTCATCAAGGATCCCGACAAGAAGGTCAGCCAGGTGATTCAGGAGGCGATCGCGAAGCTCGGCGAGAACATCCAGGTCGCCCGCTTCGCCCGCTTCGAGCTGGGACGGGGATGA
- the rpsB gene encoding 30S ribosomal protein S2, which yields METSFDVSLRDLLEAGAHFGHQKSRWNPRMRPYVFGLRGGVYIIDLQKTVVMLKEALTFLNELAAQGKLILFVGTKRQAQEIVEREAKRCEMFYITKRWLGGLLTNWQTVKKSIDRLRELDNVESDERFAHLTKKERLRLTKQRARLSAVLGGIKEIGRRPDALFVVDARREAIAVAEANKLGIPVVAIVDTDSDPTVIDYPIPANDDAMRSIDLLVTRVADAILDGRARWRAARPERAARTGRRRAPARREPPREIEVPAGAEPGKAAGAREAAAGGEGAAPAPSETPPETAPAAPPANDA from the coding sequence GTGGAAACCTCTTTCGACGTGTCGTTGCGCGACCTCCTCGAGGCCGGCGCCCACTTCGGTCACCAGAAGTCCCGTTGGAATCCCCGCATGAGGCCCTACGTGTTCGGCCTCCGTGGCGGCGTGTACATCATCGACCTGCAGAAGACGGTCGTGATGCTGAAGGAGGCGCTGACCTTCCTCAACGAGCTGGCCGCGCAGGGCAAGCTGATCCTCTTCGTCGGCACGAAGCGGCAGGCGCAGGAGATCGTCGAGCGCGAGGCGAAGCGCTGCGAGATGTTCTACATCACCAAGCGGTGGCTCGGCGGCCTGCTGACGAACTGGCAGACGGTGAAGAAGTCGATCGACCGGCTTCGCGAGCTGGACAACGTGGAGTCGGACGAGCGGTTCGCGCACCTGACGAAGAAGGAACGGCTGCGGCTGACCAAGCAGCGCGCGCGCCTGTCGGCGGTCCTCGGGGGCATCAAGGAGATCGGGCGGCGGCCCGACGCGCTGTTCGTGGTGGACGCGCGGCGCGAGGCGATCGCGGTGGCCGAGGCGAACAAGCTCGGCATCCCCGTCGTCGCGATCGTGGACACCGACTCCGATCCGACCGTGATCGACTACCCGATTCCGGCCAACGACGACGCGATGCGGTCGATCGACCTCCTCGTCACCCGCGTGGCCGACGCCATCCTCGACGGTCGCGCGCGGTGGCGGGCGGCCCGCCCGGAGCGGGCGGCTCGCACGGGGCGGCGCCGCGCCCCGGCCAGGCGGGAGCCGCCCCGCGAGATCGAGGTGCCGGCCGGCGCGGAGCCGGGCAAGGCCGCCGGCGCCCGCGAGGCGGCCGCGGGCGGTGAGGGAGCCGCCCCCGCGCCGTCGGAGACGCCTCCGGAGACCGCGCCGGCTGCCCCGCCGGCCAACGACGCCTGA
- a CDS encoding 30S ribosomal protein S9, with the protein MAEQYYGTGRRKTAVARVYLRPGTGQIRVNKRGFEEYFPQPTLRLMIEQPLAVTETKGKFDIIANITGGGLSGQAGALRLGIARALVASDPELRPKLKAEGLLTRDAREVERKKYGQRGARARFQFSKR; encoded by the coding sequence GTGGCGGAGCAGTACTACGGCACGGGGCGACGCAAGACCGCGGTGGCGCGGGTCTACCTGCGCCCGGGAACGGGCCAGATCCGGGTCAACAAGCGCGGCTTCGAGGAGTACTTTCCGCAGCCGACCCTGCGGCTGATGATCGAGCAGCCGCTGGCGGTGACGGAGACGAAAGGCAAGTTCGACATCATCGCCAACATCACCGGCGGCGGCCTGTCAGGCCAAGCCGGCGCCTTGCGCCTCGGCATCGCCCGGGCGCTCGTCGCCAGCGATCCGGAACTCCGTCCCAAGCTGAAGGCGGAGGGACTGCTGACGCGGGACGCGCGCGAGGTCGAGCGCAAGAAATACGGCCAGAGGGGAGCCAGGGCCCGCTTCCAGTTCTCGAAGCGGTAA
- a CDS encoding 50S ribosomal protein L13, with translation MKTYVPSPGEIPRRWWLVDADGVPLGRLASIVAHRLRGKHKPQYTPYLDCGDHVVVVNAAKVRLTGRKLDQKVYRRHSGHPGGLKEIVARRLLATRPERAIELAVKRMLPKTRLGRKMFTKLKVYAGPEHRHQAQKPEPLPIDGRGRV, from the coding sequence ATGAAGACCTACGTGCCGTCTCCCGGAGAGATTCCGCGCCGCTGGTGGCTGGTGGACGCCGACGGCGTCCCGCTCGGCCGCCTCGCCAGCATCGTCGCCCACCGGCTTCGCGGCAAGCACAAGCCGCAGTACACGCCGTACCTCGACTGCGGCGACCACGTGGTGGTCGTCAACGCGGCGAAGGTCCGGCTCACCGGGCGGAAGCTGGACCAGAAGGTCTACCGCCGGCACAGCGGCCACCCGGGCGGCCTGAAGGAGATCGTCGCCCGGCGGCTGCTCGCCACGCGGCCCGAGCGTGCGATCGAACTGGCCGTGAAGCGGATGCTGCCGAAGACGCGGCTGGGCCGGAAGATGTTCACCAAGCTGAAGGTGTACGCCGGGCCGGAGCACCGGCATCAGGCGCAGAAGCCGGAACCGCTGCCGATCGACGGCCGCGGCCGGGTCTGA